CTAAATAAATATAAGGATTAGACCATCCACTCAGGATGATGTAATTAACCAATAGACAGCAGCAAAGGATGTTAGTACTTATAGTACACTGATACAGGGGAGGGAAAAACTATTGCCATCCTTAATACTATCACTAATCATTCTCTCAAAAGTTTAAACTCAGATATGACTATCTTTATATCTTAACATGCCCCCTGAAGAAATTTAGGATTGAAGCATAGAGATGCAAACACAAACCTGAAATCTAAGTCTTATTTAGAAGATAGGGTTGGACAACGATCGAACTCTATAACATAGACCAATGGTTCATAGAAGCTCTAATACCATGCCATAAATGATAAATCATCTTCAAAAACTCAGCTATTGAGAATAAAGGCACATAAATGGTTTTATATCTTGACAACTACAAAGGAAACCACATAAATATTTGCTGAGGGATTTTGGATAAATTCATGCTTTTATGATGGTAACATCTAGTATTCTGgtttcaatatctttttcaatggAAATCCAAATTTCCTGACAGTAATTCAGATGTTTGCTTTGTAATCTtctgaattattttttatttcaacttTATTTGAATTATGCTATCTTGTCAAGATTTTCAAATATATTTTAATTGTGGTTATCACATAATGTAAAAGTAGCTTCTTCTTAGTCTTATTATGATGCTATACGAGCCACTTGTGCAACTCTGGAAATTATTGTTTTTGTGTAGAAATTCTGAACTGGAAAATGAGGGAATAGACATGAAGCATCCACTCACCCAAATCATTAACAGCATTGTTTGCATACACCTGAAGAGCATTGTCAATGCCACGGAACACGCTATTTAATTCTGTAAACCTCATTGGTACTTTAAGAGCAAAAAATTGATCAACAGTCTGCATACAGTAAAATGGTAAATTAACTGACAGTCCAATGGATATAGACAAAACAGACAATGGAAACAAATAGTTATCGTCCATGGCTGCATGTTTAAGTATTCAAAAACAAAGATGTCAAGTCAACTAGGCAGGAGCCCTGAAAGGAAATGGCCATTACCCCCAATCACTAGGAGGACGAAGTCCTCCACTTTCACAGTTTCACACaagcattaaaaaataaaaaatgggtcCAAAATAGGTCAACGAAATAGAAATGTAAAATGAAATATGTAACATATAGCTAGATGTCATTCAAGAAGGAAGCATCGAGTTTGAAAGATGCAGAGAAAATTAAGTATCCCTGGGCAATTCACACAATTTATGCCAAATTGGTATATAATGCAAAACTAAATTCTTACCTCCTCTACAATCCTGTAAACTTCCACAATTGAACTGGCATGCCGCTGTTGAGGTGATATTGGGTCCCAACTCTGCTAAAGTACACAATATTAACATTTGATACGTGAAGAAGATGTACTAAAACAGGATGAGAGATGAATAGGCATAGGGAAGCTACAAATACAAACTTTCAGTCTCTCTTTAAGGTTATTTATTAGCTTTCTCATAAACCTAAATCCCTCCCAACCAAGAATATCAACATTATCCCAGACTTCTATCACAAAAGGAAGGAAAGAGCTATTCGACGTCCACGTGTTCTCAAATCTAAACGGAGAAGGGACCCATCTAATCTTGTGAGATTCCAGAATAATCGGGAATGTTCAGAAACTGGTCTAAAGAAACTCTCTTTGGATAAATCAGGAAAAACATCCTCCCAAGCAGGGGCAATATGGATTACATGGTTGGTTCCAATAGGGATTTCATGAATCAGGTATATATAAGTTTCCTGTCTAATATAACTGATAAAAAGGACTGGTGAATTACCAAATACAGAAAGTAGACCTGataaaattattgaaaattttacTATAGAGTAGATTTAACCACAAAACCTCATCCAGCTACCGAAAGCCCAAAGGAAAAATAGAAAGTTTGAAGAACTAGCTACATAAATAAGCAATTAAAAAAAGGTACTTAAGCAAAATTTACGTCCAATTTAGTGTGAGAGATAAAGATAACCCAAAAAATGCCTGCCATTTGACATGAGGGGAACACTGTGAACAACAAGGTTTACCTCCTGTAGAATAGCCCGCTCCACCCAACCTAGAATTCTTCCAAGCTGTGAATTGACCCAGCGTAACACCAGTGTCCCAGATTTTTCCTCAATCTATAACAACAACCAAAAATGCCAAGGACGATTTTAGAATACAAAAGGATAGGTATATTAACGACAAAAGATTATAATGCAGAAACCTTCAAAATCATGTTGCAGCTCATGATTTCTTGAGGAAAAATCAATATTAGATTCAAACATGGAAGTTGTTGCTTGTGTTAGTAAGAATTGTGCTCAGTAAAAACCCAACATATATGTTGACAAAATATATCTTTTTAGAGTGTGTTTGGATAAgatattttcaaatttcaaagaaTTTCAAATGAATAGAAaccaaaataattcaattaaATTCCATTCAAtaacaaaatttcttatttggatGATGTAAATAGATTAATTATATGCATCTATAAAATTCTTGGTATGGATAAGGTAATTACATTACCTCCATTCACAAAATATTGTATTCTAATAAAATAGAATAACATTTGTTTcattaaaaataaactaaaatgttTTTCCCCATTTAATGTGGTTGAATTTcctttttgttagttttaaaTGAAATTGAGAGAAGAAGGAATTGAAATTCCCTCCCTATAAAATTCCCTATTTTGAGTAGTTAAAATCCATCATTAAAATTGTTTCCAAATTGAAATTCTTTCCTACTACTTACCCAAACACACAATTTTACCACAAAGTAATTTAAATACTCCCATAAATTACGTTTCCTTCCTCAAAGTGACttatccaaacacacacttagtttaatataatattattctTTAATTCAACATAGGAGTTAAAGGCATCTCTTTTAAATAAATAGTAACTTCTATCAATAGTATCCAAACAATATCTACGGTATCAAAAATCACTTTTCTTAAGATTAAAATTCTCAAACATAAATTATGTTTGTGTTACCTCACTTTCAATCAAAAGTAAGTTTACAAATCAACATGAAGTTTGCAACCTCTATATTAACAAATAAGTTCAGTTCTAATTGCAAAGTAACATAACCACCTAACCTCGTAGAGATTCAATTTCTTGCACAAGATTTCAGCATTTTCTTCTTGGCATGAAGATGTAATAAGTGCCATTATGAACTGCTCTAGACTTTCAGCTTCTGGGAATACAGAAATGACATCCTCAGTTAGATGTTCAGCACCATCCACAAAAGGTTTCTGGAAAAGACCAAGAAAGTAATATGTGTCATTTCAAAGACATTTCACAAGGTAATCAAGAAAGTAAAAATATATCCAAATTGTGTACAGCATGCTGACCAGTCTGTGGCCATAAAGTTTGTGAACTAATGATGCAGATACAACAGTTGCTTGAGGATGCCGCTGAGATAAAATGGGCATAAAAGTTCCTGAATCTTTTTTTAAGAGCTTCTTGAGTTCTTCTGCAAGCAATGTCAAATGATGCTCATGCGACACATCTGCTCTTTCAACAACTTGTAATGTCTGCAGAAAGTAAAGAGATCCTTATAGGAAGGTATAAAAATGAAGAACAAACCAAGGTCTTCTTCTATCCCGTTTTGAACAGGATTAAAAAGCTAAATCAAATGTTACCACCAAGTCAAAATGTCAAATGGCAGAATCAAGAAAAAGTTTAAAACAAGATTTAAACTACATCTTTGCTTCCATGTTGCCAATGGTTCTCTGGTATTCATTTAACTCTGAAGCCAAATGACAACAACAATATATTGGTCATGTTACAAAAATTTCACTTAAAAGAAGCTATATACCATCAACGAGAAAGAACAGTAACATTTGTCATTCATTAGTCAAGTGCACAATAATACCATTTAAGGATTCCAGTACAAAAGCAGAACTCATAAACACTCATTAGGACAGTAAAAATCTTCATAACATAATTATCAGAATTAACCACTGCAACCAGAATACTCACCCTTGCAAATGCATTCTTAATTGATGATGATATATATATCTCTATCTGATCACGATCACTAATTGGCAAGGAGTGCATGATCTGCTGAAAAAAGATAAAAGGAAGTTTCTTACTCCCATAATCTAACATTTTTCACAAAATGATACATTCAAATCTGAAAGATGCCATCTAACTGATACACACAGTTTCTGGTTCTTCCAGCAGAAGCCTCCTGGTAATCATTGCGACTGCCACAATCTTTTCCATTATTGTTGGGCCCTAAAAGGAATATGAGATGTTATAAAACCACATTAAATGTGCAACtcagtgagtgtgtgtgtgtcgCGTGTCGGAGGGATAGAGAGAAAGGAGGAGAGGGAGATAGATAAACAAGCACAGACAAACAAAACAAAGCAAAAATTAGCAACCAAACACAAGTTACAACAGTTAGCTATTTGAAATAtcaatatagaattatagataatGAAATATTATAAGATTGGCAGCAAAAATATATCTCTCCCTACCAATAGATTCAACAAGCCAAAACTCGACCAGTCTAATTGGAAAAACCAACTACAAATTTCGCAATCTTATTATTTTCACAACTGTGGACATAGATTCTCCAATTCAAAGACGATATCAGTTGTGATTTGTACAGTTCGACCGATGCCTATATAACAACTTCGCGTTTTCCAACTAGGAGAGTTCAACTACATAAATTAACTGATGCCATGATGTCCTGACATAAACCATGTCTAAACCATTTAAAGTAATATTTCTTAATGGTTTCTCCTAGGGCTCTCTTGATCTTATATCTCAACATATAAAGCTACCCACAAGAATATTCTTAAGATAAAGAGAAGTTACAAGAAGAATGCTCGACAAGAGAatgttagtaaaaagaaaaagttgtCAATGAAGTCTAGCTTGCTAACTCTGAATATGTCGTAAACCAACCCCCCAACCCCCACAAAAAAagcccaaaaaaaaaagataaaacaaaaaaaagaggaAGATATTAACAAAGATTGCTGAACCTGAACAGAAGCTCATCAACAATCAGAGAAATGATACATACAAACATATCCAAGTATCTACCATTATGTAGAACCAAACAACTTAAATCATTCAACAAACCTCATTGAACTGAAGATGGTAATCTCCAAGCTGTTTGTCAGCCCATCTCTgaattggtgttaagaaagattGTAAGAAAGACATATCATGTTCACCTTCAACTTTGGAATGCAAGCTTTTCAAGTTCAACCTCTCATGTTGGCCCCGTTGCTCCATTAGTGGTATTTTCTTTAATTGCTCAATCGCATGCAGCAAAAGTCCCAGCTCACTTGTGATAACATACTGTATCCTCATAATgaaataactaattattaattatgaCCAAAAACAGGAAAAGGTGTGCTCCATTACAGAGCAAGTACTAGCTAAGCAAATAATACCGTAATGGCAAAAAAGAAGTGAAAGAGCAAAGGCCAACCAGCAAAGAAAATTAGGGATTTCAAGATAATTATTGTTACTATTTTTACTATGTGGTGATCTTAATTCTTGATTATCTACATATAAACATTTTGGTTTTGCTCGAGTCTTGATTAAAAGGCAACGTAACAGATAAGGTTGTATTTGGTTGTTGTCCATGTCCATCAGAGGCATGGACACCGTGACAACGTTCACTGTTTAGTGAAACACAAATTTTAGAAGGACACGCTAACACACACCGACATACAAAATATTATGTATTTAATTGTCTTGCCTGAAAGCTAAGACAGATATTAGACACGAGACAAGATTTTATTACAATTTTGTCccttccaattttttttaaaattccacTTTCTACTCTCATCACCTTTATCACCAACAACTTCCTTCTTACTAAGGGTAAAATTGTTTTTAACAACAAATGTGATTTCTCCTTATTGTCTTAATAACTTAACAGACTACATGTATTCATGTGCATTAGTGTGTGTGTCCTTACATGTATGTCTTCATTGTCCTGAGACAGTAAACAAACACAGCCTAAAGAAATATCATAAATTAAAGTGGCAAGCATCCCAGGAGAATAGAATAGGTTAATTTCAAATACACTTGATATCTAAAATCAAGTGTATCTTTCATTTTTATGGCAAAACCAAATTCAATGAGGCAATCAACAATAATACAGTAAAATAGTCCAACTATAAGAATTGAAAGGGGTCAATGAAGAATATAAGAATAGAAAAATGTGATGCTTATACCTGACGAAATAAAATCCATGCATAACAGGTGTGATGAATTGTCTCTGTGATCCCCAAAACCCGCCAGGTTGACTTCAAAAGTTCAAGAATTTCCTCCACTTCCTAGAAATAAATTGAGCCCAGCAGAAAAATCAGAAATTACAGAAGTGGTAGAATGTAATTGTATCtttttaatagaataaaaaatgtatgagaagagaagaataaaaataGATGGGAGAACAAGATATTCTCTTTACAAGAATAAAAGCGAAAAACAATGTGTTTTCTATGTTAGTTCTCAAATCACATCAAAGATTCATTAGAATCGGTATTTATCTTTGATAgaataaaattcaatttcaaccaCTACATTGCAAATAAACACATTTTCCACAGTAACCCTCTATTTACTTCACATtaacaaaaattagaagaagcATCAATTGCACAGACCATGTTCCCAAGAACCACACCCTAAACTTTttcaatctttaaaaaaaaaagaaaaaaaacacacacattaAGGTGGTAATGACACAAACCATCATGTTATAATTGCCTCAGAAAAAAAGACACCAACCTCTGTCAGCTTTCCCTCATCTAGCATGTCAAATACACTTAAAAGTAATTTCTCATATAGTCTAACATTAAAGTGGTAACCATCTGCCCAATGGCATATTTCCCCGGTTAAGTCACCCCGAGCTGGCCTCTCAGCAAGTGGAATTGCAATCTCCCTCAGAGATCTCAAGCACTCTGTCCTTTGAAGTTCACCATTTGAAGAAGGGAGAAACTGAAAGGATTAAAGGAAAACGAGAAAGAATGAAATGAAACATAGTTTGTAGAATCATGTTAGCCACATTCAATCAGACATAATAACAAAAGTAAGCAAATTCTTATGATCTAACTAGCACTAATAGATGCAATAATATACAAAACATCTGAATGGATAATCACACACCTCAGATTCCTCAATTTTTGCCAGTAGAATCCTCAGCTCATTTGTCTTGCGCCCAGATTCACCAAATCCAACAGCAGGGTGATTAACAAGCCCCTCCTCCAAAACTTTTAACTGTACTGACATCAATTTGGAAATGTTCAAAATCAGACAAGAATATTGACACCCTCACATTTCCATCAATAGAATCAAAAGCAAATAAAGAATAGATGAAAAAGAGAATATAAGATTACTGAATTGATTATACTACCTGCCTCTTTTGCCACCGTATGAAAGCCTTTTTATCAGAAAATTCTGAGCGTGATATACAGCAAAGCAGCTCCAAAGGAATCAATAGAGTGTCCATTCTTTTCCCTACTTTTCCAACAAGAGCATTTAGCAATCCTTGTCTTGTTCTAATATCCATCACCTCAGATATCTGCAATCCCTCATACATCAATATGGGGTCATAAAACATGAACGTAAATTTAAGGTTTTTTTGCTTTTCACAGTTCAGAAGCATATCGTGCCTCATTCCAGATAAACAATAACACTGTTGAACGTGTTATCTATAGGGAATAAGTATGGTAAAAAGTTTTAGTTAACAGAGTAAAGAACTAAAGATAATCCATAAGTATTGTGGATACTCATAGAGGACAGTTGAGAGCCAAATCTCTCCCAATAAATACTCTAGCATTTACTCTCTAATGACAATAAtgcagattcactttcagatcacACTTCTTCTCCCTGTCTCACTCAATAGTTTCTGTTATTCTAACATAGAAGAAAAATATGTAAAGAAAGTAAGCTCATACTCATGAGCTTAAGATAAGGATGTTAAGTGGAAAATTGAATCCATATTGTGTGTTGAACAAATTCAAGAATCAAAACCTATCAAGTCCCTTTGAGGACTGCAGTCCACTGAGATTACTTTTCCTTCAGTTTTAACCTTTTTAAGTTATAACACTAAATATTTCTCACCCTATAACTCTGTCATCCGATTAACAGAGCATAAAAGAACCAGGCTAAGTTAAAGTGTACTTTTTCTTAGAAGCAAATCAAAGCATGGGCCAAGGGACTAACTTTAACTGAGTTTTCCATAAGAGTTATAAACAAGCCTCCAAAATCCATTTATAAATACAAACCCAGCTTCTGAACCACCGCTCTCAAGAAAAGGGAAGCCATGGTATTACAAAGAGTTAAAATAATGGAAGGAAAAACAAAGTATGAGTAAATGGAATCCTGGAGCACTAACAAACCAACTAATCCTGGAGAAAAACAACATACCTCCATCTGAACACGCATGGTTTCTAACAAGCCAACTAATCCTGGAGCACTCTGGGACTGGGACACAACACTTCCAGTTTTGCTCCGCCCAAGTTTCCTAATCAAACTggatcttttctctttctttttttctttggatGGGACAATCAAACCCCTGTTATCCAAGGAACAGATAAAATATTTAACATATGTAAAGAATCCAATTATAAATTTTTGTCAAGGAAAAGTGATCTTCCCAAACTAAGGGTACTATGAACACGTACCCTGTGGCTCCAGCACAAGCCAAAAGGATCTCATATGCAGTTTCCCGTAGATCATCATCTGTGAGGCCTAGAAACAGTAACAACAGAAACTAAGAAAATTCACAGCATCCTTTGAACCTTTGGGTCAAGTTCAACGTCAAAATTATCTAAATGTGTGTTtgtgattttatattaaaaccaaTATATCATTAAGCGTAAAATTGCAAACGGAGAGAAATATAAAGAATGAGGAAGAAATCATACACCATAAGTTTTTTAGTACACCATATGGAAACAGTTATGCAGTATGCTGCTTGTGAAATATATACTACCGCGCACGTCGCGCACGGGGGTGTTTGTACCCATTCAATCGCAATTTTAGTACGCTTTGATATAATCCTCGAAAGAAGACCGTGAAAATACCCCAAAGCTCAGCATTATTTCCTCACAAATTACTAATCCTaccttctttaatttcttgtagacatttttttgttttatttttttctaaatcaaAAGTTCCAAAGTCCGAAAATCTTGTGGTTGTCAGTTCACTTTCTTCGTGCATCAATTATCCTAGTTTTACTCAGCAACCAGTACCATTATTATCTCTATTGGTGATCCATACGTGAACTATACAATGCATGGTGTTCTAGCACACGGATGAATCATGAAGTGTATGCACGAACTAATACATGGTACATCACGTAATTGGTGAATTCATGGAATTTAACATGCACAATATTCCCATACAAGGGCCCAAGGCCAATCATAGAACTTCTCTCTTTCTCATACAGGTTTCTATCTGAGCAATAATTTCTCCATCACTCAGCAATCAACTAGTAGTGACTTCATGAAAGAGGTTATCTCACACGAATTTCTTAATATGTTTTCCTATTCCCATGATGTTCTGATATTTAATGTCAAAGTACTATTCATCTGATAATAATTAACTTCATAGGATTTCTAGGAATGCATAGAACTTAGCCAACAAATAAACGTTGTAAAACATTCACCTGTGGAGAAAGAAGGCAATTTCACTGCAAGATCAGATGCATCATTGAGAGTCCTTTTGGACCTGAAACCTTCTAATGCTGCagaatcatcatcatcctcaaagTCATCAATGTCATCCACAGTTAGCTCTTTTTCATGTGTAGAGTCAAAAGACTCTGATCTTGACAGATTTGAAACAACCGGGGATGGGGCAAAAACAGGAGTTGGAGTGGATACAGCAAGAGGAGGAACTGTTGAAACAGGAACAGGTGGTGGCGTCCTTCTAGGAGGTGAACCTGAAGTTTCAGGATCAGTTGTCAAATAAAACTCGCCAACTGAACCTGTATCActctgataaaaaaaaaagaatttaaaatctCAACATAATCCTCATAAACAAATTAACCAAAAAGCTTCAAACACCTGAAGTGTAAAAAAGAACCTAGGGTGGCCGGAAATAATCTAGCACATGAGTTTTGAAGATGCATCTTATTCAGCAGCATCTATTATATACGTAAGGGGGGAAACCCTCAAAAAATGTAT
The DNA window shown above is from Arachis ipaensis cultivar K30076 chromosome B08, Araip1.1, whole genome shotgun sequence and carries:
- the LOC107612855 gene encoding uncharacterized protein LOC107612855 isoform X1 codes for the protein MDEENALELLQRYRRDRRVLLDFILSGSLIKKVVMPPGAVTLDDVDLDQVSVDYVLNCAKRSSLLELSEAIRDYHDHTGLPQMSDTGSVGEFYLTTDPETSGSPPRRTPPPVPVSTVPPLAVSTPTPVFAPSPVVSNLSRSESFDSTHEKELTVDDIDDFEDDDDSAALEGFRSKRTLNDASDLAVKLPSFSTGLTDDDLRETAYEILLACAGATGGLIVPSKEKKKEKRSSLIRKLGRSKTGSVVSQSQSAPGLVGLLETMRVQMEISEVMDIRTRQGLLNALVGKVGKRMDTLLIPLELLCCISRSEFSDKKAFIRWQKRQLKVLEEGLVNHPAVGFGESGRKTNELRILLAKIEESEFLPSSNGELQRTECLRSLREIAIPLAERPARGDLTGEICHWADGYHFNVRLYEKLLLSVFDMLDEGKLTEEVEEILELLKSTWRVLGITETIHHTCYAWILFRQYVITSELGLLLHAIEQLKKIPLMEQRGQHERLNLKSLHSKVEGEHDMSFLQSFLTPIQRWADKQLGDYHLQFNEGPTIMEKIVAVAMITRRLLLEEPETQIMHSLPISDRDQIEIYISSSIKNAFARTLQVVERADVSHEHHLTLLAEELKKLLKKDSGTFMPILSQRHPQATVVSASLVHKLYGHRLKPFVDGAEHLTEDVISVFPEAESLEQFIMALITSSCQEENAEILCKKLNLYEIEEKSGTLVLRWVNSQLGRILGWVERAILQESWDPISPQQRHASSIVEVYRIVEETVDQFFALKVPMRFTELNSVFRGIDNALQVYANNAVNDLASKEDLTPPVPILTRYKKEVGIKAFVKKELFDARMPEEPTRTNEISVLATSTLCVQLNTLYYAISHLNKLEDSIWERWTSKRSQEKLIKKSLDKSKSFPQKDTFDGSRKAINAAMDRICEYAGTKIIFQDLRVPFIDNLYKPSVSASRMDALIEPLDMELSQLCDIVVEPLRDRIVTSLLQASLDGLLRVILDGGPSRVFFPGDAKLLEEDLDVLKEFFISGGDGLPRGVVENQIARVRHVIKLHGYETRELIEDLKSASGMEMQGGKSKLGADSKTLLRILCHRSDSEASLFLKKQYKIPKSSA
- the LOC107612855 gene encoding uncharacterized protein LOC107612855 isoform X2, with protein sequence MDEENALELLQRYRRDRRVLLDFILSGSLIKKVVMPPGAVTLDDVDLDQVSVDYVLNCAKRSSLLELSEAIRDYHDHTGLPQMSDTGSVGEFYLTTDPETSGSPPRRTPPPVPVSTVPPLAVSTPTPVFAPSPVVSNLSRSESFDSTHEKELTVDDIDDFEDDDDSAALEGFRSKRTLNDASDLAVKLPSFSTGLTDDDLRETAYEILLACAGATGGLIVPSKEKKKEKRSSLIRKLGRSKTGSVVSQSQSAPGLVGLLETMRVQMEISEVMDIRTRQGLLNALVGKVGKRMDTLLIPLELLCCISRSEFSDKKAFIRWQKRQLKVLEEGLVNHPAVGFGESGRKTNELRILLAKIEESEFLPSSNGELQRTECLRSLREIAIPLAERPARGDLTGEICHWADGYHFNVRLYEKLLLSVFDMLDEGKLTEEVEEILELLKSTWRVLGITETIHHTCYAWILFRQYVITSELGLLLHAIEQLKKIPLMEQRGQHERLNLKSLHSKVEGEHDMSFLQSFLTPIQRWADKQLGDYHLQFNEGPTIMEKIVAVAMITRRLLLEEPETIMHSLPISDRDQIEIYISSSIKNAFARTLQVVERADVSHEHHLTLLAEELKKLLKKDSGTFMPILSQRHPQATVVSASLVHKLYGHRLKPFVDGAEHLTEDVISVFPEAESLEQFIMALITSSCQEENAEILCKKLNLYEIEEKSGTLVLRWVNSQLGRILGWVERAILQESWDPISPQQRHASSIVEVYRIVEETVDQFFALKVPMRFTELNSVFRGIDNALQVYANNAVNDLASKEDLTPPVPILTRYKKEVGIKAFVKKELFDARMPEEPTRTNEISVLATSTLCVQLNTLYYAISHLNKLEDSIWERWTSKRSQEKLIKKSLDKSKSFPQKDTFDGSRKAINAAMDRICEYAGTKIIFQDLRVPFIDNLYKPSVSASRMDALIEPLDMELSQLCDIVVEPLRDRIVTSLLQASLDGLLRVILDGGPSRVFFPGDAKLLEEDLDVLKEFFISGGDGLPRGVVENQIARVRHVIKLHGYETRELIEDLKSASGMEMQGGKSKLGADSKTLLRILCHRSDSEASLFLKKQYKIPKSSA